A genomic segment from Parcubacteria group bacterium ADurb.Bin159 encodes:
- the murD_2 gene encoding UDP-N-acetylmuramoylalanine--D-glutamate ligase, producing the protein MKQYAKTKARIFKNQDKNDYLILNYDNQWTKYFLSLKPKSKIYFISHQPLPLNKNGIFFKNNKLYFQENKKIIGDFSIKDFFEKQGRHNLENFMFAALAGNIFGLSLKQIEKGVEMLPQIKFRQEIVYRNKNLMIINDSAATSPEATQAALERFKKENLYLITGGTDKNLKFNNLAKKINQYLPTKHLILLEGSATEKLIKELKKENYSKKYFLLNSLEGCLKQTLSLISRHKKTVILFSPASASFEKFQNEFDRGEKFNQLIIKYFF; encoded by the coding sequence ATGAAACAATACGCCAAAACAAAAGCCAGAATATTTAAAAATCAAGATAAAAATGATTATTTAATTTTAAATTACGATAATCAGTGGACAAAATACTTTTTATCTCTCAAGCCAAAAAGTAAAATTTATTTTATTTCTCATCAGCCTTTACCATTAAACAAAAATGGAATTTTTTTCAAAAACAACAAGTTGTATTTTCAAGAAAATAAAAAAATAATTGGTGATTTTTCAATCAAAGATTTTTTCGAAAAGCAAGGCCGGCATAATTTAGAAAATTTTATGTTTGCCGCTCTGGCAGGTAATATTTTTGGCTTGTCTTTAAAGCAAATAGAAAAAGGCGTAGAGATGCTGCCCCAGATCAAATTTCGACAAGAAATTGTCTATAGAAATAAAAATCTGATGATTATTAACGATAGCGCTGCTACTTCTCCTGAGGCCACGCAAGCCGCCTTGGAAAGATTTAAAAAAGAAAATCTTTATTTAATTACTGGTGGAACTGACAAAAATTTAAAATTCAATAATTTAGCTAAAAAAATTAACCAATATCTTCCGACTAAACATTTGATTTTATTAGAGGGCTCAGCCACAGAAAAATTAATTAAAGAATTAAAAAAAGAAAATTATTCTAAAAAATATTTTCTTTTGAACTCGCTAGAAGGATGCTTAAAACAAACTCTTAGTTTAATTTCCCGGCATAAAAAAACAGTTATTTTATTTTCACCCGCTTCTGCCAGTTTTGAAAAATTTCAAAACGAGTTTGACCGAGGAGAAAAATTTAATCAATTAATAATAAAATATTTCTTTTAA
- the bcrC_2 gene encoding Undecaprenyl-diphosphatase BcrC, translating to MAMDLKLLYFLNSFVGKSKFIDALIIFFGQYFSYLLIIIFCLFLYFLKRDQKTKLSSFIITIVSALVLSSALTYLIRFLYHRPRPFVALSIKNLLVETSYSFPSHHATFFFTMATVIYLYNKNWGKGFFIAALIICLSRVVAGIHYPSDILGGMIIGVLVGYSTSCLIKKLSL from the coding sequence ATGGCAATGGATTTAAAATTATTATATTTTTTAAACAGTTTTGTAGGGAAATCAAAATTTATTGACGCGCTTATTATTTTTTTTGGGCAGTATTTTTCTTATCTTCTTATTATCATTTTTTGTCTATTTCTTTATTTTTTAAAGCGTGATCAAAAAACGAAATTGTCTTCTTTTATAATCACCATTGTTTCAGCCCTTGTATTAAGTTCTGCTTTAACCTATTTAATTCGATTTTTGTATCATCGGCCTCGACCCTTTGTTGCCCTTTCTATTAAAAACCTTTTAGTAGAAACCTCTTATTCCTTTCCTTCTCATCACGCTACTTTTTTCTTTACAATGGCGACAGTGATTTATTTATATAATAAGAATTGGGGGAAAGGATTTTTTATTGCTGCTTTAATTATCTGCCTTAGCCGCGTTGTTGCCGGTATCCATTATCCTTCTGATATTCTTGGGGGGATGATCATTGGTGTTTTAGTGGGATACTCAACATCCTGTTTAATAAAAAAACTTTCTCTTTAA